Proteins from a single region of Stigmatella erecta:
- a CDS encoding NADP-dependent oxidoreductase, whose translation MAKELKGRAIHLKSRPQGEPTAANFELVETTIPEPAEGQILVCNLFMSVDPYMRGRMNDVKSYVPPFQVGQPLDGGVVGQVVHSKALGFEEGDFVSGPGGWREYHVAPANQYMKVDPGVGSLSAYLGVLGMPGMTAYVGLLDLGKPQAGETVFVSGAAGAVGGLVGQIAKLKGCRVVGSAGSAEKVKHLREELGFDDAFNYKDGPVAQALERTCPEGIDVYFDNVGGEHLEASIGKMKNYGRIVLCGAISQYNATAPAPGPRNLMLAVARRLTLQGFIVSDERHQERRPDFLRDVGGWLREKKVKEVETVVEGLDKAPEAFIGLLRGHNTGKMVVKLASPV comes from the coding sequence ATGGCCAAGGAACTCAAAGGGCGTGCAATCCACCTGAAGTCCCGTCCCCAGGGCGAGCCCACCGCCGCCAACTTCGAGCTGGTGGAGACCACCATCCCCGAGCCCGCCGAGGGGCAGATCCTGGTGTGCAACCTCTTCATGTCCGTGGACCCGTACATGCGCGGGCGCATGAACGACGTGAAGTCCTACGTGCCGCCCTTCCAGGTGGGCCAGCCGCTGGACGGGGGCGTGGTGGGCCAGGTGGTCCACTCCAAGGCGCTGGGCTTCGAGGAGGGGGACTTCGTCAGCGGCCCGGGCGGCTGGCGCGAGTACCACGTCGCCCCTGCGAACCAGTACATGAAGGTGGACCCGGGCGTGGGCTCGCTGTCCGCGTACCTGGGCGTGCTCGGCATGCCGGGCATGACGGCCTACGTGGGGCTGCTGGATCTCGGCAAGCCCCAGGCGGGCGAGACGGTGTTCGTCTCCGGCGCGGCCGGCGCGGTGGGGGGCCTGGTGGGGCAGATCGCCAAGCTCAAGGGCTGCCGGGTGGTGGGCAGCGCGGGCTCCGCGGAGAAGGTGAAGCACCTGCGCGAGGAACTCGGCTTCGATGACGCCTTCAACTACAAGGACGGCCCGGTGGCGCAGGCCCTGGAGCGCACCTGCCCCGAGGGCATCGACGTCTACTTCGACAACGTGGGCGGCGAGCACCTGGAGGCCTCCATCGGGAAGATGAAGAACTACGGGCGCATCGTCCTGTGTGGCGCCATCTCCCAGTACAACGCCACGGCGCCCGCGCCCGGCCCCCGCAACCTCATGCTGGCCGTGGCCCGGCGCCTCACGCTGCAGGGCTTCATCGTCAGCGACGAGCGCCACCAGGAGCGGCGCCCGGACTTCCTGCGCGATGTGGGCGGCTGGCTGCGCGAGAAGAAGGTGAAGGAGGTGGAGACGGTGGTGGAGGGGCTGGACAAGGCGCCCGAGGCCTTCATCGGCCTGCTGCGGGGCCACAACACCGGGAAGATGGTGGTGAAGCTGGCCTCGCCCGTCTGA
- a CDS encoding RICIN domain-containing protein: protein MNSQSPSRRAPRGKLTLAALMLSALPLSAAHAAGESVQVWLTTSSGNTLSKKLSAEAAKTFGPESGTSTVIDVNEGVTYQTIDGFGGALTDSSAWLIFNSPQRNAIMNDLFNVGSGGGYNVVRLPMGSSDFARNHYTYDQTCCDLNDFSVSHDVPYIIPLLQQARQINPEVKIMAVPWSAPAWLKFNNSLTGGGYLRNDQYGLYANYFVKFLQAYGGHGLPIHAFLIQNEPHHAAGDYASMQMEPADQSNFAANNLRPALNSAGFGGVKILAWDHNWHENGSTSRFPFDVMSHNGGQAQSALAGVAYHCYESADGAFSVQSDFRNSYPNEEVHFTECSGGAWATDAAGNLSWELRNNIIGPLRNWARTSLYWNIALDPNNGPRVGGCTNCRGMLTVNNGNGTYTKNEDYYAWAHFAKVVRAGAVRLSSTSLGNNNIETVAFRNPDGSLSLVAHNSNGSQAITFKVRWAGQAFDYTLPARSVASFKWNKGAATTAYRIVNKATGRCLDIAGPSTADGAAIHQWGCHTGSSQQWSMEATDNGYYRFVSRYSGKALDVADMSAADGAKLQQWSVTNANHQQFKPVSLGNGYSRLEARHSGKVLDVTSCTTSTDGTLLQQWAWSNNDCQQFRLEPM from the coding sequence ATGAACTCACAGTCCCCCTCGCGCCGTGCCCCGCGCGGCAAGCTGACCCTCGCCGCACTCATGCTGAGTGCCCTTCCCCTCTCCGCCGCGCACGCCGCGGGCGAGTCCGTCCAGGTCTGGTTGACCACCAGCTCGGGCAACACGCTCTCGAAGAAGCTGAGCGCCGAGGCCGCCAAGACGTTCGGCCCGGAGAGCGGCACCTCCACCGTCATCGACGTCAACGAGGGCGTGACGTACCAGACCATCGATGGCTTTGGCGGCGCGCTCACCGACTCATCCGCCTGGCTCATCTTCAACTCCCCCCAGCGCAACGCCATCATGAACGATCTGTTCAACGTGGGCAGCGGCGGCGGGTACAACGTGGTCCGCCTGCCCATGGGCTCGTCGGACTTCGCGCGCAACCACTACACCTACGACCAGACGTGCTGTGACTTGAATGACTTCTCGGTGAGTCACGACGTCCCCTACATCATTCCGCTCCTGCAACAGGCGCGGCAGATCAACCCCGAGGTGAAGATCATGGCGGTGCCGTGGAGCGCGCCCGCCTGGCTGAAGTTCAACAACTCGCTCACCGGCGGCGGCTACCTGCGCAACGACCAGTACGGCCTGTACGCCAACTACTTCGTGAAGTTCCTCCAGGCCTACGGCGGCCACGGGCTGCCCATCCACGCCTTCCTCATCCAGAACGAGCCGCACCACGCCGCCGGCGACTACGCCTCCATGCAGATGGAGCCGGCGGACCAGTCGAACTTCGCGGCCAATAACCTGCGGCCCGCGCTGAACAGCGCCGGCTTCGGCGGGGTGAAGATCCTCGCGTGGGACCACAACTGGCACGAGAACGGCAGCACGTCGCGCTTCCCGTTCGACGTGATGAGCCACAACGGAGGCCAGGCCCAGAGCGCTCTGGCCGGCGTGGCCTACCACTGCTACGAGAGCGCGGACGGCGCCTTCAGCGTCCAGTCCGACTTCCGCAACAGCTACCCCAACGAGGAGGTCCACTTCACCGAGTGCTCGGGCGGCGCGTGGGCGACGGACGCGGCCGGCAACCTGTCGTGGGAGCTGCGCAACAACATCATCGGCCCGCTGCGCAACTGGGCGCGCACCTCGCTGTACTGGAACATCGCGTTGGATCCCAACAACGGCCCGCGCGTGGGCGGCTGCACGAACTGCCGCGGCATGCTGACCGTGAACAACGGCAACGGCACCTACACGAAGAACGAGGACTATTACGCCTGGGCGCACTTCGCCAAGGTGGTGCGCGCCGGTGCCGTGCGCCTGTCGTCCACGTCGCTGGGCAACAACAACATCGAGACGGTGGCCTTCCGCAACCCGGACGGCTCGCTGTCGCTGGTGGCGCACAACTCCAACGGCTCCCAGGCCATCACCTTCAAGGTGCGCTGGGCCGGCCAGGCCTTCGACTACACGCTGCCGGCGCGCTCGGTGGCCTCGTTCAAGTGGAACAAGGGCGCGGCCACCACCGCCTACCGCATCGTGAACAAGGCCACGGGCCGCTGCCTGGACATCGCCGGGCCCAGCACCGCGGATGGCGCCGCCATCCACCAGTGGGGCTGCCACACCGGCTCCAGCCAGCAGTGGTCCATGGAGGCCACCGACAACGGTTACTACCGCTTCGTGTCGCGCTACAGCGGCAAGGCGCTGGATGTCGCCGACATGAGCGCCGCCGATGGCGCCAAGCTCCAGCAGTGGAGCGTCACCAACGCCAACCACCAGCAGTTCAAGCCCGTCTCCCTCGGCAATGGCTACAGCCGCCTGGAGGCCCGCCACAGCGGCAAGGTGCTCGACGTCACCAGCTGCACCACGAGCACCGACGGCACCCTGCTCCAGCAGTGGGCCTGGTCCAACAATGATTGTCAGCAATTCCGGCTTGAGCCGATGTAA
- a CDS encoding glycosyl hydrolase family 18 protein, whose protein sequence is MARFVSPFRHLVFGAACLSALAACSGPMDAPTEEPTATQEQPALATKVVGYFPSWAGDVNAIQYDKLSHINYAFIVPTAQGGLTGPGSGDSRLRSLVTAAHARGVKVSIAVGGWNNGNDSGFEQLAANASTRTAFVNNLVNYVNQAGLDGVDIDWEYPDPGTSANNFAALMRELSTAMHSRGKLLTAAVVANGYTGGGVPTATFADVDFLNIMAYDGGQPHSTYTYAVQSLDYWLGRGLPKEKAVLGVPFYGRSPSTYEGYKSLVARDSQAPYKDNVGDVYYNGIATIQSKTTLGMQRGGGVMIWDISDDATGSASLLTAIYQRAQGTTPPVTGNLLANAGFENGNLSSWNSEWHNAALAHKVDTDTVYAGSYKLTHYASAAYQQVTGQSLPVANGTYRASVWARSSGGQRALRLYAKNHGGAELTAEVGSGAVAGWTKYTISNIPVTTGTLEVGVYSDANAQNWSAFDQFELVKQ, encoded by the coding sequence TTGGCCCGCTTCGTATCCCCGTTTCGACACCTGGTCTTTGGCGCCGCCTGCCTGAGCGCGCTCGCGGCTTGCTCCGGGCCGATGGACGCTCCCACCGAGGAGCCCACGGCCACGCAGGAGCAGCCCGCGCTCGCCACCAAGGTGGTGGGCTACTTCCCCAGCTGGGCCGGCGACGTCAACGCCATCCAGTACGACAAGCTCTCCCACATCAACTACGCCTTCATCGTTCCCACCGCGCAGGGCGGGCTGACGGGCCCGGGCAGCGGCGACAGCCGGCTGCGCTCGCTGGTGACCGCGGCGCACGCCCGGGGCGTCAAGGTCTCCATCGCCGTGGGCGGGTGGAACAACGGCAATGACTCGGGCTTCGAGCAGCTGGCGGCCAACGCCAGCACCCGCACGGCCTTCGTCAACAACCTGGTGAACTACGTGAACCAGGCCGGGCTGGACGGCGTGGACATCGACTGGGAGTACCCGGACCCGGGCACCTCGGCGAACAACTTCGCGGCGCTGATGCGCGAGCTGTCCACCGCGATGCACAGCCGCGGCAAGCTGCTCACCGCCGCCGTGGTCGCCAACGGCTACACGGGCGGCGGCGTCCCCACGGCCACCTTCGCCGACGTGGATTTCCTCAACATCATGGCCTACGACGGCGGCCAGCCGCACTCGACGTACACCTACGCCGTCCAGTCGCTGGACTACTGGCTGGGCCGCGGCCTCCCCAAGGAGAAGGCCGTGCTGGGCGTGCCGTTCTACGGCCGCTCGCCGTCCACCTACGAGGGCTACAAGTCCCTGGTCGCCCGCGACTCGCAGGCGCCCTACAAGGACAACGTCGGCGACGTCTATTACAACGGCATCGCCACCATCCAGTCGAAGACCACGCTCGGAATGCAGCGCGGCGGCGGCGTGATGATCTGGGACATCTCGGATGACGCCACCGGCAGCGCCTCGCTGTTGACGGCCATCTACCAGCGGGCGCAGGGCACCACGCCCCCGGTGACGGGCAACCTGCTGGCCAACGCCGGCTTCGAGAACGGCAACCTGTCGAGCTGGAACTCCGAGTGGCACAACGCCGCGCTGGCGCACAAGGTGGACACCGACACCGTGTACGCGGGCAGCTACAAGCTCACCCACTACGCCTCCGCGGCCTACCAGCAGGTGACGGGCCAGTCGCTGCCGGTGGCCAACGGCACCTACCGCGCCAGCGTCTGGGCCCGCTCCAGCGGCGGCCAGCGCGCGCTGCGCCTGTATGCCAAGAACCACGGCGGCGCCGAGCTGACCGCGGAGGTTGGCTCCGGCGCGGTGGCCGGCTGGACGAAGTACACCATCAGCAACATCCCGGTCACCACGGGCACCCTCGAAGTCGGTGTCTACAGCGACGCCAACGCGCAGAACTGGTCGGCCTTCGATCAGTTCGAGCTCGTCAAGCAGTAA
- a CDS encoding carbon starvation CstA family protein has protein sequence MRGLATKLGWALLAIVGAFCLGTVALHRGETINATWLVVAAVSVLMIGYRFYSRFIAQKALQLDANRATPAQLNNDGLDYVPTDKWVLFGHHFAAIAGAGPLVGPVLAAQMGYLPGTLWILSGVVLAGAVQDFTVLFLSVRRNGKSLGDMVRMELGPAAGVVAMIGVLMIMMIILAVLALVVVKALASSPWGTFTVAMTIPIALMMGGYLRYLRPGKVLEVSLIGFVLLMLSIWLGGLVAEDPALAPLFTYDGKALAWMLIAYGFCASVLPVWLLLAPRDYLSTFLKIGTILVLAVGIVLAMPELRMPAVTRFIDGSGPVFSGNLFPFLFITIACGAVSGWHSLISSGTTPKMLANESEARLVGYGSMLMEAFVAIMALISASVLQPGVYFAMNAPPGLIGTTAEQAAQVISQWGFVITPEVLTQTAKEIGETSILSRAGGAPTLAVGMAQILHGLVGGEGMMAFWYHYAILFEALFILTTVDAGTRVGRFMIQELAGLVYAPLKRTDSWGANLLATAVCVSGWGYFLYQGVVDPLGGINTLWPLFGIANQMLAAIALILCCVVLVKMKRERYVWITALPAAWLILCTLTAGAEKVLSSNPRVSFVAHARGFQEAVANGKVLAPAKSLEEMQQVITNDYVDAALTVLFMLVVITTLGFGIRAVLKARRSAVPTAQESPYVPLTPTGPAA, from the coding sequence ATGCGGGGTCTGGCAACGAAGTTGGGGTGGGCACTGCTCGCCATCGTGGGAGCGTTCTGCCTGGGCACGGTGGCGCTGCACCGGGGAGAGACGATCAACGCGACCTGGCTGGTGGTGGCCGCGGTCTCCGTGCTGATGATCGGCTACCGCTTCTACAGCCGCTTCATCGCCCAGAAGGCGCTGCAGCTGGACGCCAACCGGGCCACGCCCGCGCAGCTGAACAACGACGGGCTGGACTACGTCCCCACCGACAAGTGGGTGCTCTTCGGGCACCACTTCGCCGCCATCGCGGGCGCGGGCCCCCTGGTGGGGCCGGTGCTCGCCGCGCAGATGGGCTACCTGCCGGGCACCTTGTGGATCCTCTCGGGCGTGGTGCTGGCGGGCGCGGTGCAGGACTTCACCGTGCTGTTCCTGTCCGTGCGGCGCAACGGCAAGTCGCTGGGCGACATGGTGCGCATGGAGCTGGGGCCCGCGGCCGGCGTGGTGGCGATGATCGGCGTGCTGATGATCATGATGATCATCCTCGCGGTGCTCGCGCTGGTGGTCGTCAAGGCGCTGGCCTCCAGCCCCTGGGGCACCTTCACGGTGGCCATGACCATCCCCATCGCCCTGATGATGGGGGGCTACCTGCGCTACCTGCGCCCGGGCAAGGTGCTGGAAGTCTCTCTCATCGGCTTCGTGCTGCTGATGCTGTCCATCTGGCTGGGCGGCCTCGTCGCCGAGGACCCCGCCCTGGCGCCGCTGTTCACCTATGACGGCAAGGCGCTCGCGTGGATGCTGATCGCCTATGGCTTCTGCGCCTCGGTGCTGCCGGTGTGGCTGCTGCTGGCCCCGCGCGACTACCTGTCCACCTTCCTGAAGATCGGCACCATCCTGGTGCTGGCGGTGGGCATCGTCCTGGCCATGCCCGAGCTGCGCATGCCCGCGGTGACGCGCTTCATCGACGGCAGCGGGCCCGTGTTCTCCGGCAACCTCTTCCCGTTCCTGTTCATCACCATCGCCTGCGGCGCGGTGTCCGGCTGGCACTCACTCATCTCCTCGGGCACCACGCCGAAGATGCTGGCCAACGAGAGCGAGGCGCGCCTGGTGGGCTACGGCTCCATGCTCATGGAGGCCTTCGTCGCCATCATGGCGCTCATCTCCGCCTCGGTGCTGCAGCCGGGCGTGTACTTCGCCATGAACGCCCCGCCGGGCCTCATTGGCACCACCGCCGAGCAGGCCGCCCAGGTCATCAGCCAGTGGGGCTTCGTGATTACCCCGGAGGTGCTCACCCAGACCGCCAAGGAAATTGGCGAAACGTCCATCCTGTCGCGCGCCGGCGGCGCCCCGACGCTGGCGGTGGGCATGGCGCAGATCCTCCACGGGCTCGTCGGCGGCGAGGGCATGATGGCCTTCTGGTACCACTACGCCATCCTGTTCGAGGCGCTGTTCATCCTCACCACGGTGGACGCGGGCACCCGCGTGGGCCGCTTCATGATCCAGGAGCTCGCGGGCCTCGTGTACGCGCCCTTGAAGCGGACCGACTCCTGGGGCGCCAACCTGCTCGCCACCGCGGTGTGCGTGTCGGGCTGGGGCTACTTCCTCTACCAGGGGGTGGTGGATCCCCTGGGCGGCATCAACACGCTGTGGCCGCTGTTCGGCATCGCCAACCAGATGCTCGCCGCCATCGCGCTCATCCTCTGCTGTGTCGTCCTCGTGAAGATGAAGCGCGAGCGCTACGTGTGGATTACCGCCCTGCCGGCCGCGTGGCTCATCCTCTGCACGCTCACCGCCGGGGCCGAGAAGGTGCTCAGCAGCAACCCGCGCGTCAGCTTCGTCGCCCATGCCCGGGGCTTCCAGGAGGCGGTGGCCAACGGCAAGGTGCTCGCCCCCGCCAAGTCCCTGGAGGAGATGCAGCAGGTCATCACCAACGACTACGTGGATGCCGCCCTCACCGTGCTGTTCATGCTGGTGGTCATCACCACGCTCGGCTTCGGCATCCGCGCCGTGCTGAAGGCCCGCCGCTCGGCGGTGCCCACCGCCCAGGAGAGCCCCTACGTGCCCCTCACCCCCACGGGGCCCGCGGCATGA
- a CDS encoding YbdD/YjiX family protein, with translation MTGAALTHFWRRAVQTARLLIGVPDYGTYVEHMRRHHPERPVMSYADFFNERMQARYRSGGGRCC, from the coding sequence ATGACCGGGGCGGCGCTCACCCACTTCTGGCGCCGGGCGGTGCAGACCGCCCGGTTGCTCATTGGCGTGCCCGACTACGGCACCTATGTCGAGCACATGCGGCGGCACCACCCGGAGCGGCCGGTGATGAGCTACGCCGACTTCTTCAACGAGCGCATGCAGGCGCGGTATCGCAGCGGCGGAGGGCGCTGCTGCTGA
- a CDS encoding glycoside hydrolase family 3 protein: MRRPTAWRKLAPLTALLLLSQAACSDDDKKPTPTDPTDPTDPTDPVDPPADAIPELTHLTDWPRVQSAFPRDEALEARIDALMKDMTLEEKVGQMTQPQIDSITPAEVTQYHIGSVLNGGGNWPNGKKDAPVEEWLAKADAFWAASMDPVNPRPIPIIWGTDAVHGHNNVKGATMFPHNIGLGATRDPELLKRIGEVTASEVARTGIDWAFGPTVAVVRDDRWGRTYEGYSEDPQIVAAYAGKITEGLQGQLGKDAKSGEKVAASVKHFLGDGATTKGKDQGVSVASEEELINLHGRGYFTALAAGAQTVMISFNSWQNTAEGANAKARKMHGHKYLMTDVLKNKVGFDGFLVSDWNGIGQLTTQNSDSPVDCTTSNCAASVNAGMDMIMVPSDWKAFIQNTLASVRSGEISEERINDAVRRILRVKFRMGLFDKPKPSERTSVRELGTAEHRAVAREAVRKSLVLLKNNGGTLPLSRKAKVLVAGKSANNLSNQSGGWSLTWQGTNNTNEQFGGGTTLWGAIQKIAPNAVLDESTDGAMANDTFDVAVVAIGETPYAEGNGDLGDVKTLELAKLRPEDLRLIDSLKAKGVKKIVTVLYSGRALYANKEINRSDAFVAAWLPGTEGDGMADVLFRKEDDSVNFDFTGKLSYSWPKAGCQTSLNRKDASYDPLYAYGFGMTYAAAPEQTAYSEESPAKGCGVELPDGPAATVPLEVFNRDNQDGWVMRIGAPSNWAVDVALSTADKTQTPAGEVTAVPVGDRNGLQWAAVKTTWVSEGQIYMQSANGNNTRDLRGYLVAQGALVFDASLAQAPVSTVKVRVDCKHPCIGEVDVTKTLQALPVNTWQEMAIPLQCFADAGTDFSIVNTPIVINSLGALDLTVANIRWEPNRAGNITCGGTSGGVQKLTDATDVYVNGTFNTALFGTPTTWSSVAGGLIKVNPALDTADGKVIDVVFEDLKGKGGNGVFTLPVHNDWLLDVSSLAATGGVQFDIKVLDYGTTTQNFWVKMVCDRKADTCRTGDIQDIVTRPAVGTWATFKLPFTRGDYEAGFNNAKLSSVLEMLPAWGDQGGTIHFQLRNIRVVK; this comes from the coding sequence ATGAGACGGCCTACCGCCTGGAGGAAGCTCGCTCCGCTCACCGCCCTGCTCTTGCTGTCCCAAGCAGCTTGCTCGGATGACGACAAGAAGCCCACGCCGACGGACCCCACGGACCCCACGGATCCGACCGATCCGGTGGATCCGCCGGCCGATGCCATTCCCGAGCTGACGCACCTGACGGACTGGCCCCGGGTGCAGAGCGCCTTCCCGCGTGACGAGGCCCTGGAGGCCCGCATCGACGCGCTGATGAAGGACATGACGCTCGAGGAGAAGGTGGGGCAGATGACGCAGCCCCAGATCGACAGCATCACCCCCGCGGAAGTCACCCAGTACCACATCGGCTCGGTGCTCAACGGCGGCGGCAACTGGCCGAACGGCAAGAAGGACGCTCCGGTCGAGGAGTGGCTGGCCAAGGCGGACGCGTTCTGGGCCGCCTCGATGGACCCGGTGAACCCCCGCCCCATCCCCATCATCTGGGGCACGGACGCGGTGCACGGGCACAACAACGTGAAGGGCGCGACGATGTTCCCGCACAACATCGGCCTGGGCGCCACGCGGGATCCGGAGCTGCTCAAGCGCATCGGCGAGGTGACGGCCAGCGAGGTGGCGCGCACCGGCATCGACTGGGCCTTCGGGCCCACGGTGGCCGTGGTCCGCGATGACCGCTGGGGCCGCACCTACGAGGGCTACTCGGAGGATCCGCAGATCGTCGCGGCGTACGCCGGGAAGATCACCGAGGGTCTCCAGGGCCAGCTCGGCAAGGACGCCAAGAGCGGCGAGAAGGTGGCCGCCTCGGTCAAGCACTTCCTGGGCGATGGCGCCACCACCAAGGGCAAGGACCAGGGCGTCAGCGTCGCCTCCGAGGAGGAGCTGATCAACCTCCACGGCCGCGGCTACTTCACCGCCCTGGCCGCCGGCGCCCAGACGGTGATGATTTCCTTCAACAGCTGGCAGAACACGGCCGAGGGCGCGAACGCCAAGGCCCGCAAGATGCACGGCCACAAGTACCTGATGACCGACGTGCTGAAGAACAAGGTCGGCTTCGATGGCTTCCTCGTCTCGGACTGGAACGGCATCGGCCAGCTGACCACGCAGAACAGCGACTCGCCCGTCGACTGCACCACGAGCAACTGTGCCGCCTCCGTCAACGCGGGCATGGACATGATCATGGTGCCCTCGGACTGGAAGGCCTTCATCCAGAACACCCTGGCCTCCGTGCGCAGCGGGGAGATCTCCGAGGAGCGCATCAACGACGCCGTGCGCCGCATCCTGCGCGTGAAGTTCCGCATGGGGCTGTTCGACAAGCCCAAGCCCTCGGAGCGCACCTCCGTGCGGGAGCTGGGCACCGCCGAGCACCGCGCCGTGGCGCGCGAGGCCGTGCGCAAGTCGCTGGTGCTGCTCAAGAACAACGGCGGCACCCTGCCCCTGTCGCGCAAGGCCAAGGTCCTCGTGGCGGGCAAGAGCGCCAACAACCTGTCGAACCAGTCCGGTGGCTGGTCGCTCACCTGGCAGGGCACCAACAACACCAACGAGCAGTTCGGCGGCGGCACCACGCTCTGGGGCGCCATCCAGAAGATCGCCCCCAACGCCGTGCTCGACGAGAGCACCGACGGCGCCATGGCCAACGACACCTTCGATGTGGCCGTGGTCGCCATTGGTGAGACCCCTTACGCCGAGGGCAACGGCGACCTGGGCGATGTGAAGACGCTGGAGCTCGCCAAGCTGCGCCCCGAGGACCTGCGGCTCATCGACAGCCTGAAGGCCAAGGGCGTGAAGAAGATCGTCACCGTGCTGTACTCCGGCCGCGCGCTCTACGCGAACAAGGAGATCAACCGCTCGGACGCCTTCGTCGCCGCATGGCTGCCGGGCACCGAGGGGGACGGCATGGCGGACGTGCTGTTCCGCAAGGAGGATGACTCGGTCAACTTCGACTTCACCGGGAAGCTCTCCTACTCGTGGCCGAAGGCCGGCTGCCAGACGTCCCTCAACCGCAAGGACGCGAGCTATGATCCGCTCTACGCCTACGGCTTCGGGATGACCTACGCGGCCGCGCCCGAGCAGACCGCCTACTCCGAGGAGAGCCCCGCCAAGGGATGCGGCGTGGAGCTGCCCGACGGGCCGGCGGCCACGGTGCCCCTGGAGGTGTTCAACCGCGACAACCAGGATGGCTGGGTCATGCGCATCGGCGCCCCCTCCAACTGGGCGGTGGACGTCGCCCTGAGCACGGCCGACAAGACCCAGACGCCCGCGGGCGAAGTCACCGCGGTGCCCGTAGGGGACCGCAACGGCCTGCAGTGGGCGGCCGTGAAGACCACCTGGGTGAGCGAGGGGCAGATCTACATGCAGAGCGCCAATGGCAACAACACGCGGGATCTGCGCGGCTACCTCGTCGCCCAGGGCGCGCTGGTGTTCGACGCCAGCCTGGCCCAGGCGCCGGTCAGCACGGTGAAGGTCCGGGTGGACTGCAAGCACCCGTGCATCGGCGAGGTCGACGTCACCAAGACGCTCCAGGCCCTGCCGGTGAACACGTGGCAGGAGATGGCCATCCCGCTGCAGTGCTTCGCCGACGCGGGCACGGACTTCTCCATCGTCAACACGCCCATCGTCATCAACTCGCTGGGCGCGCTGGACCTCACGGTGGCCAACATCCGCTGGGAGCCCAACCGGGCCGGCAACATCACCTGCGGCGGCACGTCCGGCGGGGTCCAGAAGCTCACGGACGCCACGGATGTCTACGTCAACGGGACGTTCAACACCGCCCTGTTCGGCACGCCGACCACCTGGTCCTCCGTGGCCGGTGGCCTCATCAAGGTGAACCCGGCGCTGGACACCGCGGACGGCAAGGTCATCGACGTCGTCTTCGAGGACCTCAAGGGCAAGGGCGGCAACGGCGTGTTCACCCTGCCGGTGCACAACGACTGGCTGCTGGATGTCTCGTCCCTCGCCGCCACCGGCGGCGTGCAGTTCGACATCAAGGTGCTCGACTACGGCACCACCACCCAGAACTTCTGGGTGAAGATGGTGTGTGACCGCAAGGCCGACACGTGCCGGACCGGGGACATCCAGGACATCGTCACCCGGCCCGCGGTGGGGACCTGGGCGACGTTCAAGCTGCCCTTCACGCGCGGCGACTACGAGGCGGGCTTCAACAACGCGAAGCTCAGCTCCGTCCTGGAGATGCTGCCTGCCTGGGGTGACCAGGGCGGCACCATCCACTTCCAGCTGCGGAACATCCGGGTCGTGAAGTAG